The DNA window GAGATTTGTCACTAGACTAAAAGATTCGTCACTGGTAAATTTATCATCTAAAGCGACAGAACTACATGCCATTTCTTTGCATTCTCTTCTCTCTATACAGATATCTTGTAGAGCTAGATCAGATGATGCCAAGGACCGCTCTCTTTTGCTTTTATTGATGACCTCGTTCGAAACTTGATCCAATACAATACCTTCCTGGACAAAGGTGCCAATCTCAAGGTTATTTTTGACATTGGACTCCACTTGTAAGTTAGAGACAATAGATTTAACTAAGGGACTAAGAAACCCATTAGATGAATGATTTTCAGGAATGATGAAACTTTTGTCTCTCACTGTGATGATATGAACTTGCTCATTGTCAGGTAAAACACTTCGACCGCATATCTGTGATTTCCTATCTTGTAATTTTGTTTCAGTTGCAACATCTGCTTCCAGGACATTTGAATAAGTTAGTTCATCACTTGAAACTAATACAGTTTCTTCCAATTTTGATACAATGTTTGAAGTGCCGGACTTAACGGGCATAATTTCAGGATCTGCCAAAAAAGACACTTGATATCTTATTTCCTCATCACTTAGAGAAGTTTGGCCCTCTTCAGACAGAGGAATAGTAGAAACTAGTTCTTTGGGAAGAGAATCTAACGACACTTTTGATTCTTTGAGACTGGAGGCTGAATGTACAATTGTGACCCCATGTGATGAAGCTTGACATTCAGGCAGAAGAACAGGTCCACAATGTTCGGTACCCAAAGTGTGTCTGTCACCTTGGTTTCTAACTTGGTTGAGTTGCTCTTTCGAGAAAGTATTGAGACCATTCTCCTCTTCAAGCTTCTCACAAAATGAAACAGCCACCTCAGTCTCCATGGCATCAGACAAGTACTTGCCAGTATCTAGTGGCTCAGGTACTGTCTTAGCACTAGAAATAAGGTCTTTGATGTGCAGACCATGCGCAGGCATACCGTTCATAGATGAGGTAAAGTCGATCGTTTTTACTTTCTTGATTGTACAGTTAGACAAGGAGAAAGACTTCTTCATGTCATCTAGCAGCAAATCTCCCTCACCACTAGAAAGAGGATCCCATCTAAGCCACTCATCAAATGCAGGCTGCTTTGGATTAACTTGCCCATGTGATGGTATTTCTTCAACCTTAACAGCCTCCTTGTAAAATTGTTTCTTCCTCAAGGCATTAGATAAGAGAGATCTGCCACAgcggaaaaaaaaatttgaacccATCAGAATAATAAAATAAGATGGAACAGAGAGTAGTTGAATTCTTAAAGCTTAATTTGAGAGGGATCAGCGACAAAAATTGCATGCATCCGGAAAATCAAGAGATAGATTAAAGTTCTATAAAACTGCACACCTGCAGTTCTTGGAAATTGCCGCTTTAGCATGTTCTATAGAAAGTCCGAGTAAAGAAAACAGATTTGACACATCCAGAGGTCCTCTAAGCCCCATTGCAGAAGCAGCAGCACTAGAGAAAATTAGATTCTTCCCTCGTGTCCAATCAACAAGCATCTGGAAGCTTGAGGAGTCAGCGAGATTTAACAGGGTGGTGAAAGTTGAACCTCACTTCCCCATTTCACACTCACTCAACACACACACAGAGAAATATGTACAATGAAATAACAAATTGCATAGAAAATGACTAAAGTACACAACATATACCGCTGCTGCGAGTGATTGAACATATAGGTGCAATAAACATATCGAATTACATTAAAAATGACTCAAATTCAATAGGCACTGCTGTGGCGACATGGTCTAGGAACATAGGAGTTTGGGACGGTACAATCTGGTACTCTTTCTGCAAGATTTCAGCTACTTAACATATACCAGTAATTAATTACATTGGtggaaaaacatttaaatttgtTCTGTAAAATGGACCATTTTGGGTTTTAGTCATTTAAGTAGTCAATATTTGGTTATAATGCAATAATTTTTAGGTTTATTTCGCCGGACATTGCTGATGTGATGCGGAATATTGTAGGCGCGCCAGACCCCACATCAGCACTCTTGCAAATTAAGACTAGAAACAAAAAAAAGACAACTTGCTATactaaaactaaaatttgacaACTTAAAGAACCAAAATCCAAAATATACTCAACTTATTGGACGGTTTGGGTAATTTTCCCTCAAATAAGTAGCCCAACTTGAATGTAAGCAAAGAAcagaactttcacaagtggtaCAGCGTCGAAACTTCCACTGATAATATTCACTTTTCAAGTACTAATTACATCTTTTACAAAGTTAACTAAGAGACTCCATGATTCAAGCGACCTAAAACGCCCAGGCACTCGACCAATTTACTAAGACAGTAATAAGTAATCCTCGATGGTGCACCTAATTTTACAGATTAATCCTGCTCTACTAGAAGCAATAAGTCCCTGCATTAATAAATTCAATGTGCACCCCAATACAACAGAGATGCCATGAACTCTAGCTTCTTCTCCATTAAATTCAGTGGATAAACATCAAATATAGCCCAAATATGAATGCTTTTGCACTTTACATAGCATGCTGTCATGAACTGAGTCACATAACCCTCCACACAAGTGAACAACCAGATGCCAGAAGTCGAACTCTATTTAAAACAGAGTATCCACaattttaagttttatgaaAACTGCTAACCGTTATatattcaaatttcaatttaaaatatcatgcagACAGCTCTCAATCATGTCATGGGATTCTTATCCCAATACTGGATCTTAATATTTGCCAATATGGGAAAATCATAATGAGAGTTGTAGGATGCTATAAAATGACCTTGCTATTGGATATCATAAGCCGCCTCGATTGTGCATCACCAAGAAGACCTGAGTATGTAATCTCAAAGTACACCCCACGCTGCACACCAAAATGAAGTGAAACTTCAGAAGAAGATTTGAGGACCTTAAAAATGAATAATGCAATAAAGAATCAACCTTTATAGCAGCTTTGACCATAGGTTGCTTCAACCTGAACGGCAACTTCTCGGAGAAATCGATTGCAATCATATCCACCTGCGCATGCAACCCCAAAAACATCAAATTCAGTTAAAGATTTAACCACCCAATTCATGTCCGCGGAAAGAAACGGACctcggatgtttggcaagccTGATCGAACGCATTCTGATTCAAGGGTCTAACAGCAGCAATATCATAGCTCTTGAGAACGGGGTTTCCAACATTGAGAGCCACGACTTGGGAAGGACTATCGACGATTACAGTAATGCGTGTGTACTGACGGAAAGGGGCGGAAACGGAGACGTTCAGGAGTTCACGATGGAACTTGACGGCAGCCGATAGAGCAGAAGATGAGGGGACGAGCTTTAAGATAGAGGATATGGGGAAGAGAGGTGTGGAGCAGCGGTCAGATTCGGACATGACGCCTTTGAGGGTTCGGTTATATGCGATGCCGGTGTATCCGAACTCCATGGCTTTAAGAGAGAGCTTGAGACGGCGGGATTTGAGGGAGGATTTATCGGTGACTTGGCGGTCAGATTCATGGTAAGGTATGTTCAGGTCGAAGAATCCCATGTTATCGTAAGGCGGAGGCGGAGTGCAGGTTCACGGGACGGAGACGAGCCGAACAGTAGGTTTGTGCGTCCAAGTTCAAAGAACAAATAAAAACTTACCCCTACTCATTTGTCTGAAACCTGATTATCACCTTCTTTAATAATAAAAcagtatatttttttttgataatCAGGGATATTTTTGtcttttaatttatgttattatttaCTATATTAGTATTTTTTGGCACCCAAAATGTATTTATGCAAATATAGTTTTGTTTAGACTTTGTGATATGATATTGGAGTATTTtatatctaataataataataattttgtgtAACGTGTAATTATGTCAGATATTTTTTCTTCCTCATATTTTGTGTTCAATTTTCAATTAATAAATTTGTTTATTGCGGCGGACATCATTTAGTTACGCTGTTACCACTAAAATACGaagaataattcaaaacaaatagtgcattataaaaattttgttccATGACATAATTCTCGTGACATATAAGTAAAAAGAAATTAGTTTCTTGTCACAAATTTCCAAAGGTTAAACAACGGGTTAAAACAAACGGGTTAAAACTTCTATTCCATCCTACATCTCAAAGTTTTTACAATGGCTAACCAATTTATTAAATCTGTATGAGTCCAAAGCAAACCCCTTGCTTCCTATTCTACTTTCCGTTCATATGGAGATGGGTTGGGAGTAGAGGGCCATGCGaaataatatatgaaaaaatatgTTATGTTTTCTTCACTCTGCTTTGGGCTTTGGAGACTTTCTTGCACTTGAAGTTCGGATCCCATTCGTACATCTACCCACGAACTTGAGGATTTCATCGATTAAAATCACAGGCAAAGCGATAGCCAGAACCAACAACCATTCGTTTAAACTGAGAGGTACGATCCCGAATACTCTAGCAAGGAAAGGTACATATAGTATCAAGAAGTGCAAACCAAATGAGACCGACATAGCCAAAAGGAGCCATGGATTGACCCAGGGAGGCATTGATACGAGGCTCCCGTCTTCAGATAGTGCGTTCAGAGAATTAAACATTTCAATGGCAACTAATACAGAGAGAGAGAGGGTCATGGCCTTGACTTTGCCCTCGTGGAAGTAGTCACACGGGTTATCAAATTTGAACTCCAGTGTTCCAGCCGTGAAGGGTGAGACTGAAAAATTCTGCCAGGTGTGGCACTGGCCCCAGTTGGCTAGTTGAGAATAAGTGACAAGGCTGTGGCCATCTCCAATGAGGTTGATGCCCAAGAAAGATGATTGTGTGTACCAAATGATGAATATCCCGACAGTAGCTAAGCCAACATATGATCCAATCACCTGGATCATCGTTACATGTAAGTACCAAAATTTTGTGATGAGAGATGTgagttttataaaattatgaacaTATATTTACCAAATAACGAAAGAGAATCCATGGACTGATCAATGAATCGTCGCTTCTTCTAGGTGGTTTCCTCATTATATCCTTGTCTGGTGGATTGAAGCCCAATGCAGTAGCTGGTGGTCCATCAGTTACCAAGTTAACCCACAGAAGTTGAACTGGAATGAGACCCTCTGGAATTCCTAAGGCGGCAGTTAAGAATATGGAGGCAACTTCGCCCATGTTTGAGGAGATCATGTACCTGGAACAGAGAAACAATTCACGTACAGTGTGCTTGGGAGGATTGTTAGGCTAGGCAAAACATCACTAACGGCAAGCTAAAAAATAAAATCGCCTGTATCCCCTTTTTTTTAATTTGCATGAGACAATCTAATAAAATGATGTGAAGCAAAATATTTCCAATCCACTGAGAGAAACTGCAAGTTCTTTTATGCAATACAAAAGAAACGGACTCTTCTTTTATGAttaaatttctctctttctgcAACTGTGTTGCTGCGACTTTGCCATTCTACCTAATCAATCTTGACCCTCCACACTCATATAACAATTTAATTCGATAATTTGATTATAAAAGACTTTTCGAAAATATAGAAAATTATACTTGCTCTTATAGAAACTACTgagaaataaaaaatgaatatgATGGGGAATGAACAGCTAGTACAAATTCTAACCTGATAAAAGCCTTCATGTTATTATAAATAGATCTGCCTTCACCAACTGCTGCAACAATTGTGCTGAAATTATCATCTGCTAAAACCATGTCTGAAGCCTCCTTTGCAACCTAGAAGGCCGGAGAAGAATAAAGAAATAAATTTGGGTAATTTACCACTTGTACAACTGAATATGTCCTGAAACAAGTAAAACTCTACAATGGTGTTCAGATAGGCCTCTAATCACAAAACGCAAAAATGCAATATGACAGTTCAACAAAGCTGTACTGGAAGTATAGGACACTGAATATGCAAGGAAGACACAAGATACCCAAGGCACATGTTCGACAACATTTGATGAACAAAATTTTGgccttgatttttttattttaatgtgATCACCTCAGTCCCAGAAATGCCCATTGCTATCCCAATATCAGCCAATTTCAGGGCAGGTGCATCATTTACTCCATCCCCTGTCATTGCAACAACCTCACCAGAATCCTTGAGCAACCTCACTATTTCTTGTTTGTGCCTTGGTTCAGCCCTGGAGAAAAGAAGCCCTCCACTTTGTGCTAAATGCGTATCTTTGTCACGAGCAGAAAGCTCCATAAATTCTTTTCCTGTTAAACTTCTTGAACTGATTGTCTCATCACGCCCAAAAACACCTATTTCACGACAAATGGCTTCAGCTGTATCTTTGTTATCTCCAGTGATGACCATAACTCGAATGCCAGCTGTTCTGCAATCCTCAATTGCTTCAGATACTTCTTTCCTTGGGGGATCCTTAGAAAATACAAAGAACGTCATGGAGGTCAGTAAGAAGTTTGTTCTCAGTCGCAAGAAAGAGAAGAAATATTAGTGAATGGTAAACACGAAAAATTACTCTTAAACCAGCTAAACCAACAAAGATCAACTTGCTCTCAATTGAGGAATAGTTTCCAGGGTTCATTAAGAGTTCATGAGCTGGATGGTCTTCATCGCCATTATATGTCGTGAAAATCTCTGGAAGTTTATCCGTGTAGGCAAAACCCAGAACTCTTAATGCACGTGTTGACATTTCATTAAGGCTCTTTAATATAACTCCCCTCGAACTTTGATTTAATTCTGCAATAGAGCCATCAAGCAATTGTACATAGGAGCTTCTTTCCAGTAAATTCTCAACTGCACCCTGCAatattgaataaatattttCCTGACTCATCAAACAGATTTGACACAAATCAAACACTGAAAGAAGAGTAGAAATCAAAGCAATCCAAAACTTGTTCCCTAAGTTGTCAAACAAACATGAAAGACAATGGACACAATGAAATGCAAACTTCTCACACAACAATATTTTAATGCCAGTTTTGTCATATTCTACAATGAAATTTTTTTACAGATCGTCATATTCtacaatgaatttttttttacagaatGTCATGGATAATGATTGGAATTTACTGAGAAGAGATGTACCTTTACAAGTAGCAACTTTTTCCCTGTGATGGAACTTACAATGACCCCCATGGATTTTCTATCTCTATCAAACTCAAGGGTAGCAATCCGCTGCTCAATTTTATTCCATTTGTAGGAGCACCCTTAGATGACCGAGTTAAAACTTGCATCAGCATAAAGTCAACTGGTTCAAAATAATTTTGTGAAGCATAAGAATAACTTACTTAAAACACCATCATATTCAGAAGAGGGGCTAGAACCTAACTCACGTGGAAGGCCCATTTTCTCCACCAGAACCTGAAAAATATCAAACGCTTACCACCTTTGATGAAATATTTGGCTTGCCAACGCATAGGCAGTAACGAGAATGTAAAATTTGAAACTGTGCTGATTATGCACGGCCAAGAAATATTTGCAAATTGATGGGACATGACAGAAAAAGAACTGCTTGCTCGTTTACAGGAGTCAGGACTTCCAGAAATTAGAAACTGGGCCTAAGGCCCTAATTTAAGCTTGCACGAGAAGCTTAACAAGAagagcaacaaatatcaatgcaatatttCGATAAGACCGCCACTTTGGAATTCAGTATGATGTAGTTTACTCATACAACTTGGTACTTAATGGTTAAAAGAACCAATACCTTAAGTGCTGCTTCAGTTGGCATTCCATTGGCGACGAAATGCACAGATTTTTCATGCCCAGAATTTTCAACATCTGCATCATTACAAATAGCAGCAATCTTTGCGATCATCATGAGGTTTGGATCTAATTGACCCTCTGACCAGTTCTGGATTTTACCATCAAATGGGTTATAAGAAGTCCCTTGTACATCAAATGATCGAACCTTATTCACCTCAGAACCCATAGCAACAAGTTTTGCTACTGCCATTTGATTAGTGGTCAAAGTGCCAGTTTTATCAGAGCAAATAACAGTGGTGCAGCCAAGGGTTTCAACACTCGGCAACTTGCGAACGAGTGCATTTTTAGCAGCCATTTTGCGCGTCCCAAGGGCCAAGCAAGTTGTGATGACAGCGGGTAAACCTTCAGGAATAGCAGCAACCGCCAGAGCAACAGCAATCTCAAAGTAATAAGTGCACTTCTCAAATGAGAACTTGAAATTTCTGGGCCAACCATCAACAAACTCCCACGAAAGGAAGTATTTTACATTAATCAACCATACCAAGGCACATATCACACCAATTATAGCCGTTAAAACCTCTCCAAACTCATTTAACTTCTTCTTCAAAGGCGTGTCATCCTCACTTTGGGATGCCTCATGAATCTGTGAATGCACCTTTCCAATCTCTGTACTCATCCCAGTCTGTGTCACCAAAGAAACACAATTCCCATTCACCACAGTCGTTCCAGCAAACACCATACACTTCTTACCCTGAATATCGACATCCTCCGCAACAGCCTTAGTAGTTTTACTCACTGCCTCGCTTTCTCCAGTTAATGACCCTTGTTCGACTCGGAGGGTTGAGCTAATCAAACTTAAAACCCTCATATCAGCTGGAATCTTATCTCCAACTCTCAACTCAACAATATCTCCTGGAACAAGCTCTCTAGCTGGCAAATGGGAAATTTTTCTACCCTCTCGAATAACACTCGCATGTTCTGACTGGATTTCCTTCAATGCTTCCAAAGCTTTCTCGGCATTGTTCTCCTGCCAAACTCCAACTATCGCATtcacaatcaatatcaagaagATAACTAAAGGCTCCACGAAAGCTGTGATCTCCATTTCACCACCTTCATCCCCATCAC is part of the Primulina eburnea isolate SZY01 chromosome 1, ASM2296580v1, whole genome shotgun sequence genome and encodes:
- the LOC140835255 gene encoding uncharacterized protein — translated: MGFFDLNIPYHESDRQVTDKSSLKSRRLKLSLKAMEFGYTGIAYNRTLKGVMSESDRCSTPLFPISSILKLVPSSSALSAAVKFHRELLNVSVSAPFRQYTRITVIVDSPSQVVALNVGNPVLKSYDIAAVRPLNQNAFDQACQTSEVDMIAIDFSEKLPFRLKQPMVKAAIKRGVYFEITYSGLLGDAQSRRLMISNSKMLVDWTRGKNLIFSSAAASAMGLRGPLDVSNLFSLLGLSIEHAKAAISKNCRSLLSNALRKKQFYKEAVKVEEIPSHGQVNPKQPAFDEWLRWDPLSSGEGDLLLDDMKKSFSLSNCTIKKVKTIDFTSSMNGMPAHGLHIKDLISSAKTVPEPLDTGKYLSDAMETEVAVSFCEKLEEENGLNTFSKEQLNQVRNQGDRHTLGTEHCGPVLLPECQASSHGVTIVHSASSLKESKVSLDSLPKELVSTIPLSEEGQTSLSDEEIRYQVSFLADPEIMPVKSGTSNIVSKLEETVLVSSDELTYSNVLEADVATETKLQDRKSQICGRSVLPDNEQVHIITVRDKSFIIPENHSSNGFLSPLVKSIVSNLQVESNVKNNLEIGTFVQEGIVLDQVSNEVINKSKRERSLASSDLALQDICIERRECKEMACSSVALDDKFTSDESFSLVTNLDEPISENVMGKWKQVDSVTVYQGIGKSLAGGKRRKRDALHQSFLFPFKHFLKPSQRKKTRKLKLLTSI
- the LOC140835261 gene encoding calcium-transporting ATPase 4, endoplasmic reticulum-type-like; its protein translation is MGKGGQDYGKSELLDDTREQKGEYYPAWSEDVRECQEKYQVNKDYGLSADDVIKRRQIHGFNELEKHEGPSILRLILDQFNDTLVRILLVAAVVSFVLAWCDGDEGGEMEITAFVEPLVIFLILIVNAIVGVWQENNAEKALEALKEIQSEHASVIREGRKISHLPARELVPGDIVELRVGDKIPADMRVLSLISSTLRVEQGSLTGESEAVSKTTKAVAEDVDIQGKKCMVFAGTTVVNGNCVSLVTQTGMSTEIGKVHSQIHEASQSEDDTPLKKKLNEFGEVLTAIIGVICALVWLINVKYFLSWEFVDGWPRNFKFSFEKCTYYFEIAVALAVAAIPEGLPAVITTCLALGTRKMAAKNALVRKLPSVETLGCTTVICSDKTGTLTTNQMAVAKLVAMGSEVNKVRSFDVQGTSYNPFDGKIQNWSEGQLDPNLMMIAKIAAICNDADVENSGHEKSVHFVANGMPTEAALKVLVEKMGLPRELGSSPSSEYDGVLRCSYKWNKIEQRIATLEFDRDRKSMGVIVSSITGKKLLLVKGAVENLLERSSYVQLLDGSIAELNQSSRGVILKSLNEMSTRALRVLGFAYTDKLPEIFTTYNGDEDHPAHELLMNPGNYSSIESKLIFVGLAGLRDPPRKEVSEAIEDCRTAGIRVMVITGDNKDTAEAICREIGVFGRDETISSRSLTGKEFMELSARDKDTHLAQSGGLLFSRAEPRHKQEIVRLLKDSGEVVAMTGDGVNDAPALKLADIGIAMGISGTEVAKEASDMVLADDNFSTIVAAVGEGRSIYNNMKAFIRYMISSNMGEVASIFLTAALGIPEGLIPVQLLWVNLVTDGPPATALGFNPPDKDIMRKPPRRSDDSLISPWILFRYLVIGSYVGLATVGIFIIWYTQSSFLGINLIGDGHSLVTYSQLANWGQCHTWQNFSVSPFTAGTLEFKFDNPCDYFHEGKVKAMTLSLSVLVAIEMFNSLNALSEDGSLVSMPPWVNPWLLLAMSVSFGLHFLILYVPFLARVFGIVPLSLNEWLLVLAIALPVILIDEILKFVGRCTNGIRTSSARKSPKPKAE